The Acidobacteriota bacterium DNA window GACCTGGTTCCAGGTGCTGATGGCGGCGCTGGCCCTGGCCGTCATCGTAGGGGTGTATCGCTGGCGGACCTACCTCCTGCGGCGTCGCACCCGGGAGCTGACTGTCGAAGTAGACAAGCGGACCGCCGAGTTGCAGGACGCCAACCGACGCCTGACCCACCTGGCCACCTATGACCCGCTCACCGGCCTACTGAACCGCCGGGCCATCATGGAGCGGCTCGAGGAGGCCGCCGGTCCTGCCGGACGCGGCAACCGCCAGTTCGCCGCCATCCTGGTGGACCTGAACAAGTTCAAGGCGGTGAACGACACGTTGGGGCACACCGCCGGCGACGACGTGCTCCGCGAGATGGCCGGCAAGATCCAGGGGTGCCTGCGCCAGGGGGATGTCCTGGGCCGCTACGGAGGAGACGAATTCCTCATCTTTCTGCCGGGCGCCGATGCGGGGGCGGTGGATGCGGTCGCCAGCCGCATCGCCGCGCTGAGCTACACCGCCAGCGGCGACGGCACCGTCATCACCGTCACGGCGGCATGCGGCGGGGTGGCCGTTCCCGGCATGTGCGCGCCCATCCTCTCCGCCCTCCTGGCCCAGGCTGACGCGCTGATGTACACGGCTAAGAAGGCCGGTCCGCCGGGCATCGCCACCGCCGCCTATCAGCCGCCGGATTCCTGAAGGCAC harbors:
- a CDS encoding GGDEF domain-containing protein is translated as TWFQVLMAALALAVIVGVYRWRTYLLRRRTRELTVEVDKRTAELQDANRRLTHLATYDPLTGLLNRRAIMERLEEAAGPAGRGNRQFAAILVDLNKFKAVNDTLGHTAGDDVLREMAGKIQGCLRQGDVLGRYGGDEFLIFLPGADAGAVDAVASRIAALSYTASGDGTVITVTAACGGVAVPGMCAPILSALLAQADALMYTAKKAGPPGIATAAYQPPDS